In the genome of Macellibacteroides fermentans, one region contains:
- a CDS encoding cytochrome d ubiquinol oxidase subunit II gives MDSTYILLQHYWWFVISLLGALLVFLLFVQGGQSLLFNLGKTELQQKMMLNSTGRKWEFTFTTLVTFGGAFFASFPLFYSTSFGGAYWVWTIILICFVIQAVSYEFQSKKGNLLGKRTYQIFLMINGIGGPLLLGTAVATFFTGSEFTVNKDQIMNVGMPVISSWSNPLHGLEAAFNIWNLCLGLAVFFLSRVQAILYFINNINDEELTTRCRKQLLPNAALFLVFFLAFLVHIMLREGYAIDPSTGEIFMQPNKYFINLIEMPVILAILLIGVVAVLFGIGKTIVSDKFTKGIWFCGSGTVLTVLSLFLITGYNNTAYYPSSVDLQSSLTIFNSSSSFFTLKVMSYVSILVPFVAAYIFYAWRALDIHKIDSKEMSSGNHTY, from the coding sequence ATGGATAGCACATATATATTATTGCAACACTACTGGTGGTTTGTTATCTCTTTATTGGGAGCTCTGCTTGTTTTCCTTTTGTTTGTTCAGGGAGGGCAGTCTTTATTATTTAATCTGGGCAAAACAGAGCTTCAGCAAAAAATGATGCTGAATTCGACCGGAAGGAAATGGGAATTCACTTTTACAACGCTGGTAACCTTCGGCGGAGCTTTTTTTGCCTCATTTCCTCTGTTCTATTCCACAAGCTTCGGCGGAGCCTACTGGGTATGGACAATTATTTTGATTTGCTTCGTTATTCAGGCTGTATCATACGAGTTCCAATCAAAAAAAGGCAATTTACTAGGGAAACGAACCTACCAGATATTCCTTATGATAAATGGGATTGGCGGTCCACTATTATTAGGTACAGCAGTAGCCACATTCTTTACGGGATCTGAATTTACAGTAAACAAAGATCAGATTATGAACGTTGGCATGCCGGTTATTTCTTCGTGGAGCAATCCGCTGCATGGATTGGAAGCCGCATTTAATATCTGGAATTTATGTTTGGGATTGGCCGTATTCTTTTTATCTCGTGTGCAGGCAATACTTTACTTCATTAATAATATAAACGATGAGGAGCTGACTACACGTTGCAGAAAGCAACTTCTTCCCAACGCCGCTCTATTCCTTGTATTCTTTCTGGCATTTCTTGTACACATAATGCTTCGTGAAGGGTATGCTATTGATCCGTCTACCGGCGAAATATTTATGCAACCCAACAAGTATTTCATTAATTTAATAGAAATGCCTGTAATACTTGCGATCTTATTGATCGGAGTTGTTGCTGTTCTTTTTGGAATTGGTAAAACAATCGTTTCTGATAAGTTCACAAAAGGAATCTGGTTCTGCGGCAGTGGCACCGTGCTTACCGTATTATCCCTTTTCCTGATAACAGGCTATAATAACACCGCCTATTATCCATCATCGGTAGACCTGCAGAGTTCGTTGACCATCTTCAACAGTTCGTCAAGCTTCTTCACTTTAAAAGTGATGAGCTACGTCTCAATTCTGGTACCTTTTGTGGCTGCTTATATATTTTATGCATGGCGTGCATTAGACATACACAAAATTGACAGTAAAGAGATGAGTTCGGGAAATCATACTTATTAA
- a CDS encoding ribonuclease Z, producing MECFEVNILGCGSALPTTRHLATSQVVNLRDKLYMIDCGEATQVQMRRMRIKFSRLNHIFISHMHGDHCFGLPGLISTLGMLGRNGELVIHGPKETETYLRPILNTFCRELPYPIRFNHIAPDQHELIWEDRSVSVYSIPLKHRLPTSGFLFAEKAKEAHIIKEMTDFYQIPVRLLPSIKRGEDYITPEGERIPNGRLTRPASTPKKYAYCSDTAYYEKIIPIIEGVDLLYHEATFASEDAARAKETFHSTARQAAEIARKANVKRLVIGHYSARYEELHTLKKEADEIFPGTILADEGMTLTV from the coding sequence ATGGAATGTTTTGAAGTCAATATATTGGGATGTGGTTCTGCATTACCTACCACGCGCCATCTGGCTACATCGCAAGTTGTAAACCTGAGGGACAAGCTATACATGATTGATTGCGGAGAAGCTACCCAGGTTCAGATGCGTAGAATGAGAATCAAATTCAGCCGGCTGAATCATATTTTTATATCTCATATGCATGGTGACCATTGTTTTGGATTACCCGGATTGATTTCCACATTAGGGATGCTGGGGCGAAACGGCGAATTAGTTATACATGGGCCCAAGGAGACTGAAACTTATTTAAGACCTATCCTGAACACCTTCTGCAGGGAGCTCCCCTATCCAATCCGGTTCAATCATATTGCACCCGATCAACATGAGCTGATTTGGGAGGACCGGTCGGTTTCGGTTTATTCGATTCCCCTCAAACACAGACTTCCAACATCAGGCTTTTTATTTGCCGAAAAAGCAAAAGAGGCTCATATAATTAAGGAGATGACCGATTTCTATCAAATACCTGTAAGGCTATTACCATCCATCAAACGGGGTGAAGATTATATAACACCGGAAGGAGAACGTATTCCCAACGGAAGACTTACCAGGCCGGCCAGTACTCCCAAGAAGTATGCTTATTGTTCAGACACCGCATATTATGAGAAAATCATACCGATCATAGAAGGTGTTGATTTACTCTACCACGAAGCCACCTTTGCGAGCGAAGATGCTGCCAGGGCTAAAGAAACATTTCATTCTACCGCACGTCAGGCTGCCGAGATTGCAAGAAAAGCGAATGTAAAAAGGCTTGTTATCGGCCATTATTCTGCCCGTTACGAAGAACTCCACACCTTGAAAAAAGAGGCCGATGAGATCTTTCCGGGAACCATCCTTGCCGATGAGGGAATGACACTGACTGTATAG
- a CDS encoding TrkH family potassium uptake protein translates to MSQLNIRFIFKMLGLMFILEFLFVLVAIAVAFYYKGDDVYPLSQTAGIMLVLGMLFYLIGFKANERYAGRREGMITVALTWAVLSFLGMLPFYLGGYITNPADAYFETMSGYTTTGATILSDIEALPKGILFWRSLIQWQGGVGMIVFTVALMPIFGGGASELFDAESASITHDRFRPRITQVAKRLWGVYVFLTGILVLLLWAGPMDLFDAVCHSFTTLATGGYSTKNASVAYWNSPYVEYMITIFMFIGAINFTLIYFFFKGNFKKLFHDEELRWFFFIAVGAISIATSWVYFNGFETDYETSFRKGAFQVVSLLTTTGFATSDFIPWGPFFWLLALMLMIICGCAGSTTGGLKTGRFVILVKSLLSEFKKQTHPHAVIPVRMDGHAVPVDIVRRVLVFSFVYVFMIVVCCFLLMFNGVGFEEAIGGCVSCASNSGPALGTIGPVSNYSSLPDFSKWVLSFLMMTGRLEIFTVLSLFLPGFWKQ, encoded by the coding sequence ATGTCACAATTGAATATCCGGTTTATTTTCAAGATGCTGGGGTTGATGTTTATCCTCGAATTCTTATTTGTATTAGTTGCAATCGCTGTTGCTTTTTACTACAAAGGAGACGATGTTTATCCCTTGTCCCAAACAGCTGGAATAATGCTGGTGTTGGGTATGTTATTTTATTTAATTGGCTTCAAGGCTAACGAGCGCTATGCGGGCAGGAGAGAGGGTATGATAACGGTAGCCCTTACCTGGGCTGTATTATCCTTCTTAGGAATGTTGCCCTTCTATCTGGGAGGGTATATTACAAATCCTGCAGATGCTTATTTCGAAACAATGTCTGGTTACACAACAACCGGTGCTACTATTTTGTCTGACATTGAAGCTTTACCCAAAGGAATTCTTTTCTGGAGGAGTTTGATTCAATGGCAGGGGGGAGTTGGTATGATTGTGTTTACGGTAGCTTTGATGCCTATCTTCGGAGGAGGAGCCTCGGAGTTATTCGATGCAGAGTCAGCAAGTATAACCCATGATCGTTTCAGACCCAGAATTACACAGGTTGCAAAAAGGTTGTGGGGGGTTTATGTATTCCTGACAGGTATTCTGGTATTGTTATTGTGGGCTGGACCAATGGACTTGTTTGATGCAGTCTGCCATTCGTTTACTACCTTGGCAACCGGGGGGTATTCCACCAAGAATGCAAGTGTTGCCTATTGGAACTCTCCCTATGTTGAATACATGATAACGATATTCATGTTTATCGGGGCTATCAACTTCACATTGATTTACTTTTTCTTTAAAGGTAACTTCAAAAAATTATTTCATGATGAGGAGTTGCGTTGGTTCTTCTTCATTGCTGTTGGCGCAATCAGCATTGCCACTAGTTGGGTTTACTTTAATGGTTTTGAGACAGATTATGAGACTTCGTTCCGAAAGGGGGCTTTTCAGGTAGTTTCTTTGCTTACTACTACTGGATTTGCAACTTCAGATTTTATTCCGTGGGGACCATTTTTCTGGCTTCTGGCTTTGATGTTGATGATTATTTGCGGATGTGCCGGATCAACAACCGGAGGATTGAAGACGGGTCGTTTTGTTATTCTTGTAAAGAGTCTGCTTAGCGAGTTTAAAAAACAGACCCATCCGCATGCTGTTATTCCGGTTAGGATGGATGGTCATGCTGTACCGGTGGATATTGTACGCCGCGTGTTGGTATTCTCATTCGTCTATGTTTTCATGATTGTGGTTTGCTGTTTTTTACTCATGTTTAATGGGGTTGGTTTTGAAGAGGCTATTGGTGGATGTGTTTCCTGCGCCAGTAATTCGGGCCCGGCGCTCGGAACAATCGGTCCGGTAAGTAACTATTCCAGTTTACCCGATTTCTCAAAGTGGGTACTTTCATTTTTAATGATGACAGGTCGTTTGGAGATATTCACGGTGTTGTCGTTATTCCTTCCGGGTTTCTGGAAACAATAA
- the trkA gene encoding Trk system potassium transporter TrkA, with translation MKIVIAGAGEVGTHLAKMLSQENQDIILMDPNEERLKFTNNMEVLAMVGNPTSLKDLQESGIKDADLFISVTPEEPTNITACMLAHSLGAHKTLARINNYEYLQPKNIEFFQKLGISSMIYPEMLAAREIVTAVQRPWARQYWELFGGALILIGVKVRDNAPIVNKRLTDLSLDQKLYHIVAIKRCNETIIPRGTDHIASGDIVFFTTTREHVKEVQIQTGKSDPEVKKVVIMGGSRIALRTCQYLPSNIRVKVIETNKEKSQRIAEVVPGNVLIINGDARDTDLLLQEGIKDAQAFIALTENASTNILACLAAKRFGVYKTIAKIENIDYIPLAESMDIGTIINKKLIAASHIYQFLLDADVSNVKCLAFANADVAELVARPNSKITKKEVRELKLPKDITLGGLIRDGKPMMIQGDTHIQPYDHVVVFCLDTAMRKVEEFFN, from the coding sequence ATGAAAATTGTCATTGCCGGTGCTGGTGAAGTGGGTACTCACTTGGCCAAAATGTTGTCGCAGGAAAATCAGGATATTATCTTGATGGACCCAAATGAGGAACGCTTGAAATTTACCAATAACATGGAGGTTCTGGCGATGGTAGGTAATCCTACTTCTTTAAAGGATTTGCAAGAGTCAGGAATAAAGGATGCAGATCTTTTTATCAGTGTAACACCCGAAGAGCCTACAAATATTACGGCCTGCATGTTAGCTCATAGTCTGGGTGCCCATAAAACGCTGGCCAGGATAAATAACTACGAATATTTGCAACCCAAAAATATTGAGTTTTTTCAAAAACTGGGCATAAGTTCTATGATTTACCCCGAAATGTTGGCGGCCCGAGAGATTGTTACAGCCGTTCAGCGTCCGTGGGCTCGTCAATATTGGGAGTTGTTTGGGGGAGCCTTAATCCTTATCGGGGTAAAGGTCCGCGACAATGCTCCTATTGTGAATAAAAGGCTGACAGACCTGAGTCTGGATCAGAAGTTGTATCACATCGTAGCCATTAAACGGTGTAATGAAACTATAATCCCCCGTGGAACTGACCATATCGCTTCCGGAGATATCGTATTTTTTACTACGACGCGTGAACATGTAAAAGAGGTGCAGATTCAGACTGGCAAATCGGATCCGGAGGTAAAGAAGGTTGTTATTATGGGCGGAAGCCGCATTGCTCTTCGTACCTGCCAGTATCTGCCAAGTAATATCCGTGTAAAGGTTATTGAGACAAATAAAGAAAAGAGTCAGCGGATTGCTGAAGTGGTTCCGGGAAATGTATTGATAATTAATGGAGATGCCCGTGATACGGATCTGCTTCTGCAGGAGGGTATTAAAGATGCACAGGCCTTTATTGCGCTTACTGAAAACGCGAGTACGAATATTCTTGCATGTCTTGCTGCCAAACGATTTGGTGTTTATAAGACCATTGCCAAAATTGAAAATATAGATTATATTCCTTTGGCTGAAAGCATGGATATCGGTACAATTATCAATAAAAAGTTGATTGCCGCCAGCCATATCTATCAATTTCTTCTCGACGCAGATGTCTCCAATGTAAAATGTCTGGCATTTGCCAATGCCGACGTGGCCGAATTGGTTGCACGCCCCAATTCTAAGATTACAAAGAAGGAGGTGAGGGAGTTGAAATTACCAAAAGACATTACTTTAGGCGGTCTGATACGAGATGGCAAGCCGATGATGATTCAGGGAGACACCCATATTCAGCCTTACGACCACGTAGTGGTGTTCTGCCTGGATACAGCTATGCGAAAAGTAGAGGAGTTTTTCAACTAA
- the dxs gene encoding 1-deoxy-D-xylulose-5-phosphate synthase, with product MASSNEEYILNKIDSPADLRLLPSGKLEQVCAELRQYIIDVLSENPGHLGASLGTVELTVALHYVFNTPVDRLLWDVGHQAYGHKILTGRRDAFHSLRKYKGISGFPNPNESEYDAFIAGHASNSISAALGMSVASLIKGEDQRHVVAVIGDGAMTGGLAFEALNNASTDPNNLLIVLNDNNMAIDHSVGGLSEYLVNITTSQTYNKMRYDVYRGLRKLNLISEDSRGSILRFNNSLKALITQQHNLFEGFSIRYFGPVDGHDVNYMVKVLNDIKDMKGPKLLHIRTVKGKGFKPAEESATEWHAPGKFNKETGKRIIAPPTVEPPLFQDVFGHTLVELASKDERIVGVTPAMPTGCSMTYMMKEFPSRAFDVGIAEAHSVTFSAGMAKEGLIPFCNVYSSFMQRAYDQLIHDLALQKLHVVLCLDRGGLVGEDGATHHGVFDLAYMRPIPNLVIASPMNEHYLRNLMFTGYKYDGPFVIRYPRGKGVLVDWKNEMTLMPVGKGRKLTDGTDVAILSIGASGNDVSKAIELVSAEGLSVAHYDMIYLKPIDEDLLHEVGKNFSKIITVENGVIQGGLGSTVLEFMSDNGYYPRIKRIGIPDKFIEHGSVPELNKLCGIDVGSIAACIRNLVSFEC from the coding sequence ATGGCATCTAGCAATGAAGAGTACATATTAAATAAGATTGATTCTCCGGCCGACTTACGTTTGTTGCCTTCCGGAAAATTAGAACAGGTATGTGCCGAACTGCGTCAATATATTATTGATGTCTTGTCAGAAAATCCAGGACATCTTGGAGCTAGTTTAGGTACTGTGGAACTTACGGTGGCCTTACATTATGTATTTAATACCCCCGTAGATCGCCTTCTATGGGATGTGGGACATCAGGCATACGGTCATAAAATACTGACCGGGAGAAGGGATGCATTCCATTCACTTCGGAAATATAAAGGTATAAGTGGGTTTCCTAATCCGAATGAGAGTGAATATGATGCATTCATTGCAGGGCACGCATCCAACTCTATTTCTGCAGCATTGGGTATGTCCGTTGCTTCCCTAATAAAGGGGGAGGATCAGCGACATGTGGTGGCTGTGATAGGAGACGGGGCTATGACGGGTGGATTGGCTTTTGAAGCATTGAATAATGCTTCGACAGATCCGAATAATCTGCTCATTGTCTTGAATGATAATAATATGGCTATCGACCATAGTGTAGGGGGCCTGAGTGAATATCTCGTAAATATCACAACGAGTCAGACTTACAACAAAATGCGTTACGACGTATACCGCGGACTACGGAAGCTGAATTTGATTTCGGAAGACAGTCGCGGTAGTATTTTGCGCTTTAATAACAGTCTGAAAGCACTGATTACGCAACAACATAATTTGTTCGAAGGATTCAGTATACGTTACTTCGGTCCGGTTGACGGTCACGATGTGAACTATATGGTGAAAGTGCTGAATGATATAAAGGATATGAAGGGGCCAAAACTTCTGCATATCCGTACCGTGAAAGGAAAAGGTTTCAAACCTGCTGAGGAGTCGGCTACCGAATGGCACGCTCCGGGTAAATTCAATAAGGAAACAGGGAAACGAATCATCGCTCCGCCTACTGTTGAACCTCCTTTGTTTCAGGATGTTTTTGGACATACATTAGTGGAATTGGCATCTAAAGACGAGCGGATCGTGGGGGTAACTCCGGCTATGCCTACGGGGTGTTCGATGACTTATATGATGAAGGAGTTTCCAAGTCGCGCCTTTGATGTGGGAATTGCAGAAGCACATTCCGTTACATTTTCGGCAGGTATGGCAAAAGAGGGATTGATCCCTTTCTGCAATGTATATTCATCTTTTATGCAAAGGGCTTACGATCAGCTGATTCACGACCTGGCTTTACAGAAGCTTCATGTGGTGCTTTGCCTGGATAGAGGCGGACTGGTTGGAGAAGATGGTGCAACTCATCACGGTGTATTTGATTTAGCCTATATGCGTCCGATCCCTAATCTGGTGATCGCATCTCCCATGAATGAGCATTATCTGCGAAATCTTATGTTTACCGGCTATAAATACGATGGCCCGTTTGTAATTCGATATCCGCGCGGCAAGGGGGTATTGGTAGACTGGAAAAATGAAATGACTCTTATGCCCGTCGGAAAGGGGCGTAAACTAACGGATGGCACTGATGTGGCGATTTTATCCATTGGTGCTTCCGGAAATGACGTGTCGAAAGCAATTGAATTAGTCTCCGCTGAGGGCCTTTCTGTTGCCCATTACGATATGATTTATCTAAAACCGATTGATGAGGATCTTTTACATGAAGTAGGAAAGAATTTTTCAAAAATTATTACGGTTGAAAACGGAGTTATTCAAGGAGGTTTAGGCAGCACTGTTCTTGAATTTATGTCGGATAACGGATATTATCCCCGCATAAAAAGGATTGGCATCCCTGATAAATTTATAGAACACGGCTCTGTGCCTGAATTAAATAAACTGTGCGGTATCGATGTTGGAAGCATTGCTGCATGCATACGGAATTTGGTGTCTTTTGAGTGTTAG
- a CDS encoding GSCFA domain-containing protein codes for MEFSTPTSLPNYQVKATYNDKILLLGSCFVENIGKKLDESKFQVCVNPFGTLYNPCSVASSIQTLLDRKIYKPSDLFKHGGCFHSFDHHSRFSSVDEEDCLRLINRQMSFASDYITNAKFLFVTFGSAYIYRLKENNRIVANCHKLPDRQFIREILTVEGITELWSELIQKLRMINPDLRILFTVSPIRHLKDGAHGNQISKATLILAVQQLMERHPESADYFPAYEIMLDELRDYRFYAEDMVHPSNQAIQYIWNQFVSCFMTSDTKEIMHQWEEIQKAMNHKPFQPESEAYQKFILQTMLKIEQITKKIPSFDTQNELKALKSKLK; via the coding sequence ATGGAATTCAGCACCCCGACCTCCCTTCCAAATTATCAGGTTAAAGCAACCTACAACGATAAAATACTCCTTTTGGGGTCCTGTTTTGTAGAAAATATAGGAAAAAAACTGGATGAATCTAAATTCCAGGTTTGCGTCAATCCTTTTGGGACACTCTACAATCCTTGCTCTGTAGCGTCATCCATTCAGACTCTTTTGGATAGAAAGATATATAAACCTTCGGATTTATTTAAGCACGGAGGCTGTTTCCATAGCTTCGATCATCACAGTCGTTTTTCTTCGGTTGACGAGGAAGATTGTCTTCGCCTGATCAACCGCCAGATGAGCTTTGCATCAGACTACATAACAAATGCAAAATTCCTTTTCGTTACCTTCGGGAGTGCCTATATCTATCGTCTAAAAGAGAACAACCGGATTGTAGCCAACTGCCATAAGTTACCCGACCGGCAATTTATCCGCGAGATTCTTACAGTGGAAGGCATAACAGAACTTTGGTCGGAGCTCATCCAAAAACTCAGAATGATAAACCCCGACCTGCGGATACTTTTTACTGTTAGTCCTATCCGTCACCTGAAAGATGGTGCACATGGCAATCAGATCAGCAAGGCGACCCTGATACTTGCTGTTCAGCAACTGATGGAACGGCATCCGGAATCTGCAGACTACTTTCCGGCTTATGAAATCATGCTGGATGAGCTGAGAGATTACAGGTTTTACGCCGAAGATATGGTCCATCCGTCCAATCAGGCAATCCAATATATATGGAATCAGTTTGTATCCTGTTTTATGACATCCGACACAAAAGAAATTATGCATCAATGGGAAGAGATTCAAAAAGCGATGAACCATAAGCCCTTCCAACCGGAGAGTGAGGCTTATCAGAAATTTATCCTTCAAACTATGTTAAAAATAGAACAAATTACAAAGAAAATACCGTCCTTTGATACACAAAACGAACTAAAAGCGTTGAAGTCAAAATTGAAATGA
- a CDS encoding bifunctional UDP-N-acetylmuramoyl-tripeptide:D-alanyl-D-alanine ligase/alanine racemase yields MEYSIREVAKIIGSKSNLLHEDTITMLLTDSRTVSFPEQSLFFALRTKTNDGHKYIPELYKLRVRNFVVSEIPPSTDMYADANFLLVKDPLRALQQLAAHHRKKFEIPVIGITGSNGKTIVKEFLYQLLHTEFNIVRSPRSFNSQLGVPLSVWQINPKHTLGIFEAGISQPDEMERLQPIIAPTIGIITNIGEAHQENFISTRQKCLEKLQLFQDSEAIIYDGDNAFIANCIEAACLSHKAIAWSRTDSEAPLFIKSVDKQDDRTTISCTLLGYNRKYVIPFTDDASIENVIHCMALMLYLKPTSVNHEERFLHLEPVAMRLEVKQGINNCLLINDSYNSDINSLGIALDFLQTRQVDKAMKRTLIVSDILQSGTLPKSLYKKVADLVQRKKIDRIIGIGRDLKEYGAAFEMEKEFYPSTTDFIQSPSFKNFKDEIILIKGSRRFHFEQITELLEKKVHETILEVNLDAIVHNFNYYRSRLKPETKMICMVKAYGYGAGSFELAKTLQEHRCDYLAVAVADEGADLRRTGISIPIIVMNPEFGSFNALFENQLEPEIYSFRLLEAMIRETERRGITSYPIHLKIDSGMHRLGFQPKDMQAICDCLKSQSGVAVRSVFSHLAGSDSSVFDDFTLKQIETFQKAASQLEQGIEYPVLKHILNSAGIERFADYQMDMVRLGIGLYGVSASGQKGLRNVNTLKTTILQIQEVPAGDSIGYSRRSYVKRDSRIAIIPIGYADGLDRHLGNGAGQVLINGKRCPTIGNICMDTCMIDVTGIEVNEGDTVIIFGDELPVSELSETLGTISYEILTSISPRVKRVYFRE; encoded by the coding sequence ATGGAATACTCAATTAGAGAGGTTGCTAAAATTATCGGATCCAAAAGCAATTTGTTGCACGAAGACACGATAACGATGCTGCTTACCGACAGCCGGACAGTCTCATTTCCAGAGCAGAGTCTTTTTTTTGCCCTCAGGACTAAAACAAACGACGGGCATAAATACATTCCTGAATTATATAAGCTGCGCGTACGCAATTTTGTGGTAAGCGAAATACCCCCATCAACCGATATGTATGCTGATGCCAACTTCCTGTTGGTAAAAGATCCGCTTCGCGCCTTGCAGCAACTGGCCGCCCATCATCGGAAGAAATTCGAGATTCCTGTTATCGGTATAACAGGTAGCAACGGCAAAACCATTGTGAAAGAGTTTCTATACCAGTTATTACATACCGAATTCAATATTGTGCGGTCTCCCCGTAGTTTCAATTCGCAATTGGGAGTTCCTCTCTCTGTCTGGCAGATCAATCCGAAACATACACTCGGTATTTTTGAAGCAGGCATATCCCAACCCGATGAAATGGAACGGCTTCAGCCTATAATCGCCCCAACCATCGGTATCATAACCAATATCGGCGAGGCGCATCAGGAAAATTTCATCTCAACCCGCCAGAAGTGTCTTGAGAAGTTACAACTTTTTCAGGATAGCGAAGCCATAATATATGACGGTGATAATGCTTTCATCGCCAATTGTATTGAAGCGGCCTGTCTGTCGCACAAGGCAATTGCCTGGAGCCGGACCGATTCGGAAGCTCCGTTGTTTATTAAATCGGTCGACAAGCAGGACGATCGTACCACAATCAGTTGTACCTTGTTGGGGTATAACCGTAAGTATGTAATTCCATTCACAGACGATGCTTCCATCGAAAATGTAATTCACTGTATGGCTTTGATGCTTTATCTCAAGCCTACCAGTGTGAACCACGAAGAAAGATTCCTTCATCTTGAACCGGTAGCCATGCGCCTTGAGGTCAAGCAAGGCATCAACAACTGTCTGCTCATTAACGACTCCTATAATTCAGATATTAATTCGTTGGGTATAGCACTTGATTTTCTGCAGACAAGGCAAGTGGATAAAGCCATGAAACGTACACTTATCGTGTCTGACATACTTCAATCCGGTACCCTGCCAAAATCTCTTTATAAGAAGGTTGCCGATCTGGTACAACGAAAAAAGATAGATCGAATCATCGGGATCGGAAGGGATTTAAAGGAATACGGAGCGGCTTTTGAGATGGAAAAGGAGTTTTATCCTTCTACAACCGACTTTATACAATCTCCTTCCTTTAAAAATTTCAAGGATGAGATCATACTCATCAAAGGATCCAGACGCTTTCACTTCGAGCAGATTACAGAACTCTTGGAGAAAAAAGTGCATGAAACCATTCTGGAGGTTAATCTGGATGCCATTGTTCACAACTTCAACTATTATCGCTCCAGACTAAAGCCCGAAACCAAGATGATCTGTATGGTAAAAGCCTACGGATATGGAGCTGGCTCATTCGAACTTGCCAAAACATTGCAGGAACATCGTTGCGATTACCTGGCCGTGGCGGTAGCCGACGAAGGTGCCGATTTGCGGCGCACAGGTATATCCATTCCCATCATCGTCATGAATCCCGAATTCGGCAGTTTCAATGCCTTATTCGAGAATCAGCTTGAACCGGAAATTTACAGTTTCCGTTTGCTTGAAGCGATGATCCGCGAAACCGAACGCAGGGGAATCACCTCCTATCCCATACATCTTAAAATCGACTCTGGAATGCATCGCCTCGGGTTTCAGCCCAAAGACATGCAAGCCATATGCGATTGCCTGAAGTCGCAAAGTGGTGTAGCGGTACGATCTGTATTTTCCCACCTGGCCGGAAGCGACTCGTCCGTTTTTGATGATTTCACCCTCAAACAGATTGAGACGTTCCAAAAGGCTGCCTCACAACTGGAACAAGGAATAGAATATCCCGTTTTGAAGCATATCCTCAATTCGGCAGGCATCGAACGATTTGCCGATTACCAGATGGATATGGTCCGGTTGGGCATCGGACTTTACGGAGTGAGTGCAAGTGGTCAGAAAGGTCTTCGTAATGTAAATACCCTCAAGACCACCATCCTTCAGATACAGGAGGTTCCGGCAGGTGATTCAATTGGATACAGCAGACGAAGTTATGTTAAAAGGGATTCCCGCATTGCCATCATCCCGATCGGATATGCCGACGGACTGGACCGCCACCTGGGCAACGGAGCCGGTCAGGTACTGATAAACGGGAAAAGATGTCCCACCATTGGAAATATCTGTATGGACACATGCATGATTGATGTAACCGGGATAGAGGTGAACGAAGGGGATACGGTAATTATTTTTGGAGATGAATTACCCGTATCCGAACTATCGGAAACACTTGGAACAATAAGCTATGAGATACTCACTTCGATCTCTCCAAGAGTAAAAAGAGTGTATTTCAGGGAATAA